Proteins encoded by one window of Bradyrhizobium sp. B097:
- a CDS encoding DUF3072 domain-containing protein, whose product MSMAAVRFGGVAERLGGLMSRAQALRLRTLAEEAYQPNQYARDLTSEEAERRIDALRAEIALADSF is encoded by the coding sequence ATGAGCATGGCAGCGGTGAGATTTGGCGGGGTTGCGGAGCGGCTGGGCGGGCTGATGTCGCGTGCCCAGGCGCTGCGGTTGCGGACCCTGGCCGAGGAGGCCTATCAGCCGAACCAGTACGCGCGCGACCTGACGTCGGAGGAAGCCGAACGGCGCATCGATGCCCTCCGGGCCGAGATCGCACTGGCGGATTCCTTCTGA
- a CDS encoding ATP-dependent helicase encodes MPDLANTAYLDALNSEQRRAVEHGVGKDGIVGAPLLVIAGAGSGKTNTLAHRVAHLIVAGADPRRILLMTFSRRAAAEMAGRVERIARRVLGDRASIMTDALNWAGTFHGIGARLLREFAERIALDPAFTIHDREDSADLMNLVRHDLGFSRTESRFPTKGTCLAIYSRCVNAEMPIEAVLGQFFPWCSGWASELKQLFAAYVEAKQRQNVLDYDDLLLYWAQMVTDTALAEEIGGRFDHVMVDEYQDTNRLQSSILLALKPAGRGLTVVGDDAQSIYSFRAATVRNILDFPAQFSPAAEIVTLDRNYRSTQPILAAANGVISLAKERFTKNLWTDRTSTRKPLLVTIRDEADQARYIVEQVLANREEGALLKHQAVLFRTSSHSGPLEVELTRRNIPFVKFGGLKFLDAAHVKDMLALLRFTANPRDRVAGFRILHLLPGVGPASAQRVLDRMTEAADPIAALVALPAPPRAGADWRLFVETIENLRYSEWPVDIERARLWYEPHLDRIHEDSEVRRADLIQLEQIAAGYPSRERFLTELTLDPPDATSDQAGVPLLDEDYLILSTIHSAKGQEWKSVYVLNVVDGCMPSDLGAGTSAELEEERRLLYVAMTRAKDDLHLLVPQRFFVHGQAAKGDRHMYASRTRFIPERLLPTFERTSWPRAAAAQASSASRAPPIDIGARMRGMWR; translated from the coding sequence GTGCCTGATCTTGCCAACACAGCCTATCTCGATGCGCTCAATTCCGAGCAGCGCCGCGCCGTCGAGCACGGGGTCGGCAAGGATGGTATCGTGGGCGCCCCGTTGCTGGTGATCGCGGGCGCAGGCTCCGGCAAGACCAATACGCTCGCCCATCGCGTCGCGCATCTGATCGTCGCGGGCGCCGATCCGCGGCGCATCCTGTTGATGACCTTTTCGCGACGCGCAGCCGCCGAGATGGCCGGCCGGGTCGAACGCATCGCGCGGCGCGTGCTCGGCGATCGCGCCTCGATCATGACCGATGCGCTGAATTGGGCCGGCACGTTCCACGGCATCGGCGCGCGGCTGCTGCGGGAATTCGCCGAACGCATCGCGCTCGACCCGGCCTTCACGATCCATGACCGTGAGGACTCTGCCGACCTGATGAACCTGGTCCGCCACGATCTCGGTTTCTCCCGCACCGAAAGCCGGTTTCCCACCAAAGGCACATGCCTTGCGATCTATTCGCGCTGCGTGAACGCGGAGATGCCGATCGAGGCCGTGCTGGGCCAGTTCTTCCCGTGGTGCTCCGGCTGGGCCAGCGAGTTGAAGCAATTGTTCGCGGCCTATGTCGAAGCCAAGCAGCGGCAGAACGTGCTCGATTACGACGACCTGCTGCTGTACTGGGCGCAGATGGTGACGGACACTGCGCTGGCCGAGGAGATCGGCGGCCGCTTCGACCATGTGATGGTCGACGAATATCAGGACACCAACCGCCTGCAGTCCTCCATCCTGCTCGCGCTCAAACCCGCGGGACGCGGGCTCACCGTCGTCGGCGACGACGCGCAGTCGATCTACTCGTTCCGCGCCGCCACGGTGCGCAACATCCTCGACTTCCCGGCGCAGTTCAGCCCGGCCGCCGAGATCGTCACGCTCGACCGCAACTATCGCTCGACGCAGCCGATCCTGGCGGCCGCCAATGGCGTGATCTCGCTCGCCAAGGAACGCTTCACCAAGAACCTGTGGACCGACCGGACCTCGACCCGCAAGCCGCTGCTCGTCACGATCCGCGACGAAGCCGATCAAGCCCGTTACATCGTCGAGCAGGTGCTGGCCAACCGTGAGGAAGGCGCGCTGTTGAAGCATCAGGCGGTGCTGTTCCGTACCTCCTCGCACAGCGGTCCGCTGGAGGTCGAGCTGACCCGCCGCAACATTCCCTTCGTGAAATTCGGCGGCCTCAAATTCCTCGATGCCGCGCACGTCAAGGACATGCTGGCGCTGCTGCGCTTCACTGCCAATCCGCGCGACCGGGTTGCCGGCTTTCGCATCCTGCATCTGTTGCCCGGCGTCGGGCCGGCCTCGGCGCAGCGCGTGCTCGACCGCATGACTGAGGCCGCCGATCCGATCGCGGCACTCGTGGCGCTGCCCGCCCCACCCCGTGCCGGCGCCGACTGGCGGCTGTTCGTCGAGACGATCGAGAACCTCCGCTACTCGGAATGGCCCGTCGACATCGAACGCGCGCGCCTCTGGTACGAGCCGCATCTCGATCGGATCCACGAGGACAGCGAGGTCCGCCGCGCCGACCTCATTCAGCTCGAGCAGATCGCCGCCGGCTATCCGTCGCGCGAACGCTTCCTCACCGAGCTCACGCTCGATCCGCCCGACGCGACCAGCGACCAGGCCGGTGTGCCGCTGCTCGACGAGGATTATTTGATCCTGTCGACCATCCACTCCGCCAAGGGGCAGGAATGGAAATCCGTCTACGTGCTCAACGTCGTCGACGGCTGCATGCCCTCCGATCTCGGCGCCGGCACGTCGGCTGAGCTCGAGGAGGAGCGCCGCCTGCTCTATGTCGCCATGACTCGCGCCAAGGACGATCTGCATCTGTTGGTACCGCAGCGCTTTTTCGTGCACGGCCAGGCCGCCAAGGGCGACCGCCACATGTACGCCTCGCGCACCCGCTTCATCCCGGAGCGGCTGCTGCCGACGTTCGAGCGGACCAGCTGGCCGCGCGCCGCGGCCGCGCAGGCCTCCTCCGCCAGCCGCGCACCGCCGATCGATATCGGCGCCCGGATGCGCGGCATGTGGCGCTGA
- a CDS encoding adenylate/guanylate cyclase domain-containing protein, with product MTPEPATICLGCWQNLHMPIPLRGPLSAPFRLFGVRPSRMNPNTCTICEMAFSKIMKARAVTIDATILFADLRGYTTLTQTIAQDGLTSLLDAFYDDCAAAIWRYDGILNKTIGDAVFAIFNFPVRREDHAVQALLAARDIQRRFQERHDALVRTIGAGDIELGIGIGMDSGDTNFGEFGQTHRDLTAVGTVVNRAARAQAMAKSGEILVTTAVRDRTRDMITAAGSDYTLKGFDQPVTLFSA from the coding sequence ATGACTCCGGAACCCGCAACGATCTGCCTCGGCTGCTGGCAAAACCTGCATATGCCGATCCCGCTGCGCGGCCCGTTATCGGCGCCGTTCCGCCTGTTCGGTGTCCGGCCGAGCCGTATGAATCCGAACACCTGCACGATCTGCGAGATGGCCTTCTCGAAGATCATGAAGGCACGCGCCGTGACCATCGACGCCACCATCCTGTTCGCCGATTTGCGCGGTTACACCACGTTGACGCAGACCATCGCGCAGGACGGGCTGACATCGCTGCTCGATGCGTTCTACGACGACTGCGCCGCCGCGATCTGGCGCTATGACGGCATTCTCAACAAGACGATCGGCGATGCCGTGTTCGCGATCTTCAATTTTCCGGTGCGGCGGGAGGACCATGCCGTGCAGGCCTTGCTGGCAGCGCGCGACATCCAGCGCCGTTTCCAGGAAAGGCACGACGCCCTGGTGCGGACGATCGGCGCCGGCGATATCGAGCTCGGCATCGGGATCGGGATGGACAGCGGTGACACCAATTTCGGAGAATTTGGGCAGACCCATCGCGACCTGACGGCGGTCGGCACGGTGGTCAATCGCGCGGCACGCGCCCAGGCGATGGCAAAATCCGGCGAGATCCTGGTCACGACGGCCGTGCGCGACCGAACCCGCGACATGATCACCGCGGCCGGTTCCGACTATACGCTGAAGGGCTTCGACCAGCCGGTGACGCTGTTTTCTGCCTGA
- a CDS encoding PilZ domain-containing protein: MDEKRKHPRTEVNEPGYVSSGGSVMHCTIVNMSAEGAAIEVENPAFVPHRFRLVMARDASVVYECQVIWSKKTRIGVSFVTTA; encoded by the coding sequence GTGGACGAAAAGCGCAAGCATCCGCGAACCGAGGTCAATGAACCCGGCTATGTCTCGTCGGGCGGTTCGGTCATGCATTGCACGATCGTGAACATGTCGGCGGAAGGGGCGGCCATCGAGGTCGAGAATCCGGCCTTCGTCCCGCACAGATTCCGCCTGGTGATGGCCCGGGACGCCTCGGTTGTCTATGAATGCCAGGTGATCTGGAGCAAGAAGACGCGGATTGGAGTGAGTTTCGTGACGACCGCCTGA
- a CDS encoding MFS transporter, giving the protein MFEILDRRTTLTGNQIKILAAAIIGDALEFFDYFLIGFVLAFLIGPWKLTFGQSATVLMSSGIGAILGAYLWGWLADRVGRRIVFIGTVLNFSIATGLLYFTPDNGWVYLAILRFFVGTGVGGLYCVDLPLVQEFMPSHKRGWVGGLVTCVIPLGVGLGAVLGAIMGTDQWRLLFAIGVLPAVLVLLVRLCVPESPRWLCRQGRYDEARKSLAWALQVPPSELPLPSAADAGPIVKTSWFDLFKYPRSLIVSWLGNAGAQTGVYGITLWAPALFVLLLKVSPQEAAKMMILLSITGFLGRISFSWFSELLGRRIAGGLLGFGAGALTIIAGYHYDATLFGMSAFWLLLGAAFFFADGGFAIVGPYAAEVWPSHLRTTGMGSAYGFGGIGKIIGPVGLALIVGSNNYLKPDVPLTQIPTAFVYLGCWFLMAGAVYLFFGLETRGKSIEQIDKELNATADVAASATIRRA; this is encoded by the coding sequence ATGTTCGAGATTCTCGATCGCCGGACGACTCTGACCGGCAACCAGATCAAGATCCTTGCGGCGGCCATCATCGGCGATGCGCTGGAGTTCTTCGACTACTTCCTGATCGGCTTTGTGCTCGCGTTCCTGATCGGGCCGTGGAAACTCACCTTTGGCCAATCGGCCACCGTGCTGATGAGTTCCGGCATCGGTGCCATCCTCGGCGCCTATCTGTGGGGCTGGCTCGCCGACCGGGTCGGGCGCCGCATCGTCTTCATCGGCACGGTCCTGAACTTCTCGATCGCGACCGGCCTGCTCTATTTCACGCCCGACAATGGCTGGGTCTATCTGGCGATCCTGCGCTTCTTCGTCGGCACCGGCGTCGGCGGACTTTATTGCGTCGACCTGCCGCTGGTGCAGGAGTTCATGCCCTCGCATAAGCGCGGCTGGGTCGGCGGGCTCGTCACCTGCGTGATCCCGCTCGGCGTCGGGCTCGGCGCGGTTCTGGGCGCGATCATGGGCACCGATCAGTGGCGGCTGCTGTTTGCGATCGGCGTGCTGCCCGCTGTCCTGGTACTGCTGGTCCGGCTCTGCGTTCCGGAGTCGCCGCGCTGGCTGTGCCGGCAGGGACGCTATGACGAAGCCCGCAAGTCGCTGGCCTGGGCGCTGCAGGTGCCACCATCGGAGCTGCCATTGCCGAGCGCGGCCGACGCCGGCCCGATCGTCAAGACAAGCTGGTTCGACCTGTTCAAATATCCGCGCAGCCTGATCGTCTCCTGGCTCGGCAATGCCGGGGCGCAGACCGGCGTCTACGGCATCACGCTGTGGGCGCCCGCGCTGTTCGTGCTGCTCTTGAAGGTCTCGCCGCAGGAGGCCGCCAAGATGATGATCCTGCTCAGCATCACCGGCTTCCTCGGACGCATCTCGTTCTCCTGGTTCTCGGAACTGCTGGGACGGCGCATCGCCGGCGGCCTGCTCGGCTTCGGCGCCGGCGCGCTGACCATCATTGCCGGCTATCACTACGACGCGACGCTGTTCGGCATGTCGGCGTTCTGGCTGCTGCTCGGCGCCGCGTTCTTCTTCGCCGACGGCGGCTTTGCGATCGTCGGCCCCTATGCCGCGGAGGTCTGGCCGTCGCATCTGCGCACCACGGGCATGGGATCGGCCTACGGCTTCGGCGGCATCGGCAAGATCATCGGACCGGTCGGGCTTGCCCTGATCGTCGGCTCGAACAACTACCTCAAGCCGGATGTGCCGCTGACCCAGATCCCGACCGCCTTCGTCTATCTCGGCTGCTGGTTCCTGATGGCGGGCGCCGTCTATCTGTTCTTCGGGCTCGAGACCCGAGGCAAGTCGATTGAGCAGATCGACAAGGAGCTCAACGCGACGGCTGACGTCGCGGCCTCCGCAACGATCCGGCGCGCCTGA
- a CDS encoding acyl-CoA dehydrogenase family protein: MSAAYLDLPVAQEVFADPHAVLAWGPGPKVKAVECEGGYRVTGVWSFASGGRHATWLGAHCPVYTADSLPRRDANGERVERTMLVRTEDVEWTDIWNTVGLRGTASDQFALNDFFVRSDHSITREFDRECRENGPLYRMSNHTCYQVGFAGVACGIARSALDNFIDVARNKVPRGMKKTLRDNAVVQSGLAQAEVNLRAARAFLLQSMADIWQDLVAGHSITVAQRMTIRMAATHAIHKAREVVDFAYNTAGATAIFDGHPLERRFRDIHTVTQQLQGRFSHFETVGAWMLGADADLSFV; the protein is encoded by the coding sequence ATGTCGGCGGCCTATCTCGACCTGCCGGTCGCGCAGGAGGTGTTTGCCGACCCGCACGCCGTACTGGCCTGGGGACCCGGCCCCAAGGTCAAGGCGGTTGAGTGCGAAGGCGGCTACCGCGTCACCGGGGTCTGGTCGTTTGCATCAGGCGGGCGGCACGCCACCTGGCTCGGCGCCCACTGCCCGGTCTATACCGCGGACAGCTTGCCGCGACGCGACGCCAATGGCGAGCGGGTCGAGCGCACCATGCTGGTGCGGACCGAAGACGTCGAATGGACCGACATCTGGAACACGGTCGGGCTGCGCGGCACCGCCAGCGACCAGTTCGCGCTGAACGATTTCTTCGTCCGCTCGGACCATTCGATCACCCGCGAATTCGATCGCGAATGCCGCGAAAATGGTCCGCTGTACCGGATGAGCAACCACACCTGCTATCAGGTCGGCTTCGCCGGGGTCGCCTGCGGCATCGCGCGCAGCGCGCTGGACAATTTTATCGATGTTGCGCGCAACAAGGTGCCGCGCGGCATGAAGAAGACGCTGCGCGACAATGCCGTGGTGCAATCCGGCCTCGCCCAGGCCGAGGTCAATCTGCGCGCCGCCCGCGCCTTCTTGCTGCAGTCGATGGCGGATATCTGGCAGGATCTGGTTGCCGGGCACAGTATTACGGTCGCGCAGCGCATGACGATCCGGATGGCGGCAACGCACGCCATCCACAAGGCACGGGAAGTCGTCGACTTCGCCTACAACACGGCCGGCGCCACCGCGATCTTCGACGGCCATCCGCTGGAGCGGCGCTTCCGCGACATCCACACCGTGACCCAGCAATTGCAGGGCCGCTTCAGTCATTTCGAGACCGTCGGCGCCTGGATGCTGGGCGCCGATGCCGACCTCAGCTTCGTTTAA
- a CDS encoding VOC family protein, with the protein MPLGGLQHFTIEPQDLEKTKAFYCDVLGLENGDRPPLDFPGYWLYSGGQATVHLMGTRKPRDGIVVRGTEKKYEDTGRLDHIAFAASDVDAVRKRLQAKNVSFREQIVPRTGDTQIFLYDPDGVGVELNFPKS; encoded by the coding sequence ATGCCACTGGGTGGACTACAGCATTTCACGATCGAACCGCAGGACCTGGAGAAGACCAAGGCGTTCTATTGCGATGTGCTCGGGCTCGAGAATGGCGATCGTCCGCCGCTCGATTTCCCCGGCTACTGGCTCTATTCCGGCGGTCAGGCCACTGTCCATTTAATGGGCACTCGCAAACCGCGCGACGGCATCGTGGTGCGCGGCACCGAGAAGAAATATGAAGACACCGGACGGCTCGATCATATTGCCTTCGCCGCCTCCGACGTCGACGCCGTGCGCAAGCGCCTGCAGGCGAAGAACGTCAGCTTCCGTGAGCAGATCGTGCCACGCACCGGCGACACCCAGATCTTCCTCTACGATCCCGACGGCGTCGGCGTGGAGTTGAACTTCCCGAAGAGCTGA
- a CDS encoding Spy/CpxP family protein refolding chaperone — MVDAQIVQGVENGAREGNKAAGPVGGVLGGAIGGVVGVVTGVTGVLTGNNNAGNGKNAQAPASGDKQGAKAAKSAKAAAKDKGAKQAPTVLTQAGAPQLTAEQIVANSDANIERIKKELNLTPEQEKNWAGFNSAMHYLGHNGADRLNLRIARAQRDPPDDIIEQMRNEAQFLNDRAGDQRGVADAAEPLYASLDDKQKQIFINEMVRLSHERGLD, encoded by the coding sequence ATGGTCGATGCGCAGATCGTGCAGGGCGTCGAAAACGGCGCGCGCGAAGGCAACAAGGCCGCCGGCCCGGTCGGCGGCGTTCTGGGTGGCGCGATCGGCGGCGTTGTCGGGGTGGTGACCGGCGTGACCGGGGTGTTGACCGGCAACAACAACGCCGGCAACGGCAAGAACGCACAGGCTCCGGCGTCCGGTGACAAGCAAGGCGCCAAGGCCGCCAAATCGGCCAAGGCCGCCGCCAAGGACAAGGGCGCGAAGCAAGCGCCGACCGTGCTGACCCAGGCCGGCGCACCGCAGCTCACGGCCGAACAGATCGTCGCCAACAGCGACGCCAACATCGAGCGGATCAAGAAGGAGCTCAACCTGACGCCGGAGCAGGAGAAGAATTGGGCCGGCTTCAACAGTGCGATGCATTATCTCGGGCACAATGGCGCCGACCGTCTCAACCTGCGCATTGCACGCGCGCAGCGCGATCCGCCTGATGACATCATCGAGCAGATGCGCAACGAAGCCCAGTTCCTCAATGACCGCGCAGGCGATCAGCGCGGCGTCGCCGACGCCGCCGAGCCGCTCTATGCGAGCCTCGACGACAAGCAGAAACAAATCTTCATCAACGAAATGGTCCGGCTCAGCCACGAACGCGGGCTGGACTAG
- a CDS encoding extracellular solute-binding protein, with the protein MSRKKLSRREFVAATALSSAALITAPYVRGAYAAGKLSMGFWDHWVPGANSASTELVNEWAAKEKVEVQLDYITSQGNKNIVTIAAEAQAKSGHDIFQMPTWWPQANAELLEPVNDIMDPLLKLNGDVNGTVKYLGQADGKWLGVPASVGSQIKGPCSRIDLMKKYANIDVQEMYPAGSPPKADNWTLDTFLKAAEACHKAGFPFGIGLGETSDSVDTAGAIFHSFGAQLVDAKGNLTVKTDAVRQSLEYYKKLLAFLPPDVSAWDDASNNKWLVAGKGAMIMNPPSAWAVAKRDAPQVAEQCWTHGFPAGPKGRFAPYLPFFWSIWSFSKNKEAAKSLLSHLSQPASIEKMVVASGGYDLPAYEKLTTLKVWEEVGPPKGTLFHYPNPFKHQTLSMAASPAPPKVAQQIYFQATLTKMCLRYFQGEGMEKTLAWAEGECEGFMRS; encoded by the coding sequence ATGTCACGGAAGAAGCTTTCGCGCCGAGAATTCGTTGCAGCGACAGCGCTGTCATCGGCGGCGCTCATTACAGCCCCCTACGTGCGTGGCGCCTACGCAGCCGGAAAGCTCTCGATGGGCTTCTGGGATCACTGGGTGCCGGGCGCGAACAGTGCCTCCACCGAGCTCGTCAATGAATGGGCCGCCAAGGAAAAGGTCGAGGTCCAGCTCGACTACATCACCAGCCAGGGCAACAAGAACATCGTGACCATCGCCGCCGAAGCGCAGGCGAAATCTGGTCACGATATCTTCCAGATGCCGACCTGGTGGCCACAGGCCAATGCCGAGCTGCTCGAGCCGGTCAATGACATCATGGACCCGCTCCTCAAGCTGAACGGCGACGTCAACGGCACGGTGAAGTATCTCGGCCAGGCCGACGGCAAATGGCTTGGTGTTCCCGCCAGCGTCGGCAGCCAGATCAAGGGCCCCTGCTCGCGCATCGACCTGATGAAGAAATACGCCAATATCGACGTCCAGGAGATGTATCCGGCCGGAAGCCCGCCGAAGGCGGACAACTGGACGCTCGATACGTTCCTCAAGGCGGCTGAAGCCTGCCACAAGGCCGGGTTCCCGTTCGGCATCGGTCTCGGCGAAACCAGCGACAGTGTCGACACCGCGGGCGCGATCTTCCACTCGTTCGGAGCGCAGCTGGTCGACGCCAAGGGCAACCTGACCGTCAAGACCGATGCGGTGCGCCAGTCGCTCGAGTACTACAAGAAGCTGCTCGCCTTCCTGCCGCCCGATGTCTCCGCATGGGACGATGCCTCCAACAACAAGTGGCTGGTCGCGGGCAAGGGCGCGATGATCATGAACCCGCCGAGCGCATGGGCGGTCGCCAAGCGCGATGCCCCGCAAGTCGCGGAGCAATGCTGGACCCACGGCTTCCCGGCCGGACCCAAGGGACGCTTCGCGCCCTACCTGCCGTTCTTCTGGTCGATCTGGTCGTTCTCGAAGAACAAGGAGGCCGCCAAGAGCCTGCTGTCTCACCTGTCGCAACCGGCATCGATCGAGAAGATGGTGGTCGCGAGCGGCGGCTACGACCTGCCGGCCTACGAAAAGCTCACGACGTTGAAGGTCTGGGAAGAGGTAGGGCCGCCCAAGGGCACGCTCTTCCACTACCCGAACCCCTTCAAGCACCAGACGCTGTCGATGGCGGCCTCGCCCGCGCCGCCCAAGGTCGCGCAGCAGATCTACTTCCAGGCCACCCTGACCAAGATGTGCCTGCGCTACTTCCAGGGTGAAGGCATGGAGAAGACCCTCGCCTGGGCCGAGGGCGAGTGCGAAGGCTTCATGCGAAGCTGA
- a CDS encoding sugar ABC transporter permease, which yields MVDVAFQSNRTAAAPAGRRRTGLSNALRRKSMSAFLMALPLILLIGVLVIYPAIYSLHLATLNKAMTKFVGLGNFEFLFKRETFWLVVKQSCIFAISAVVFKALIGFIVAHFVHNVPANKQRKWRGMLLVPWVIPPAMSTLAWLWLFDPSYSAFNYTLAFFGIGPIPWTGDAMWARFSVILVNVWYGAPFFMIMYLAALKSVPEQLYEAAAIDGANWWQRIWYVTLPMMRNIIAITTLFSLIVTFANFDIVRILTAGGPLDHTHIFATWAFRVGIEGSDIPLGASVSLFMVPILAVAAIFILRDITKRGNES from the coding sequence ATGGTTGACGTCGCATTCCAATCCAACCGTACAGCCGCAGCCCCGGCAGGGCGACGGCGCACCGGTCTGAGCAACGCGCTGCGGCGCAAGTCGATGTCCGCGTTTCTGATGGCGCTGCCGTTGATCCTCCTGATCGGAGTGCTGGTGATCTATCCGGCCATCTACTCGCTGCATCTGGCGACGCTGAACAAGGCGATGACCAAGTTCGTCGGCCTTGGCAATTTCGAGTTCCTGTTCAAGCGCGAGACCTTCTGGCTGGTGGTCAAGCAGTCCTGCATTTTCGCGATCTCGGCGGTGGTCTTCAAAGCGCTGATCGGCTTCATCGTCGCGCATTTCGTGCACAACGTGCCGGCCAACAAGCAGCGCAAATGGCGCGGCATGCTGCTGGTGCCATGGGTGATCCCGCCGGCGATGAGCACGCTGGCCTGGCTGTGGCTGTTCGATCCGTCCTATAGCGCCTTCAATTACACGCTTGCGTTCTTCGGCATCGGGCCGATCCCGTGGACCGGCGACGCCATGTGGGCGCGTTTCTCGGTGATCCTGGTCAACGTCTGGTACGGCGCGCCGTTCTTCATGATCATGTATCTGGCGGCGCTGAAATCGGTGCCCGAGCAGCTCTATGAGGCCGCCGCGATCGACGGCGCCAATTGGTGGCAGCGGATCTGGTACGTGACCTTGCCGATGATGCGCAACATCATCGCGATCACGACGCTGTTCTCGCTGATCGTGACCTTCGCCAATTTCGACATCGTGCGCATCCTGACCGCTGGCGGGCCGCTCGACCACACCCACATCTTCGCCACCTGGGCGTTCCGCGTCGGTATCGAGGGCAGCGACATTCCGCTCGGCGCCAGCGTCTCGCTGTTCATGGTGCCGATCCTCGCGGTCGCGGCGATCTTCATCCTGCGCGACATCACCAAACGCGGGAACGAATCCTGA
- a CDS encoding carbohydrate ABC transporter permease: MSTVTIDKSGPTRKIKYGSMSRDRTWALRWSYFFLTLFAIFSLVPPLYMLITSLKGSAEISAATNPWWVYHPTLENYIQLLTSNQFLRFFWNSAWVSIIVVTITMLISVPAAFALARMKFWGSATLATGVFLTYLIPDSLLFIPLFKMFAVIGDWTGIQLINRWYVLLFIYPTLTVPFCTWIMIGYFASIPKELDEAAIIDGASWFQTLTRIFIPVALPGLIAATIFAFTVSWAQFLYPLVFTTSTDQLVLPVGIITTLIKGDVFNWGQIMTGALLGAAPPLIIYAFLMDYYIAGLTAGATKG; the protein is encoded by the coding sequence ATGAGCACGGTGACGATCGACAAATCCGGACCGACCCGCAAGATCAAATACGGCAGCATGAGCCGCGACCGGACCTGGGCGCTGCGCTGGTCCTATTTCTTCTTGACGCTGTTTGCGATCTTCTCGCTGGTGCCGCCGCTCTACATGCTGATCACGTCCCTGAAAGGCAGCGCGGAGATCTCGGCAGCGACCAATCCGTGGTGGGTGTACCACCCGACACTCGAGAACTACATTCAGCTGCTGACCTCGAACCAGTTCCTGCGCTTCTTCTGGAATTCGGCGTGGGTCTCGATCATCGTCGTCACCATCACGATGCTGATCAGTGTGCCGGCGGCGTTTGCGCTGGCGCGGATGAAGTTCTGGGGTTCGGCGACGCTCGCGACTGGGGTGTTCCTGACCTATCTCATTCCGGACAGCCTGCTGTTCATCCCGCTGTTCAAGATGTTCGCGGTGATCGGCGATTGGACCGGCATCCAGCTTATCAATCGCTGGTACGTGCTGCTGTTCATCTATCCGACGCTGACGGTGCCGTTCTGCACCTGGATCATGATCGGCTATTTCGCCTCGATTCCGAAGGAGCTCGACGAGGCCGCGATCATCGACGGCGCGAGCTGGTTCCAGACCCTGACCCGGATCTTCATCCCGGTCGCCCTGCCCGGCCTGATCGCGGCGACGATCTTTGCCTTCACCGTCTCCTGGGCCCAGTTCCTCTATCCCCTGGTGTTCACCACCTCGACCGATCAGCTGGTGCTGCCGGTCGGCATCATCACGACCCTGATCAAGGGTGACGTCTTCAACTGGGGACAGATCATGACCGGCGCCCTGCTCGGCGCCGCGCCGCCGCTGATCATCTACGCCTTCCTGATGGACTACTACATTGCCGGCCTGACCGCCGGTGCGACAAAGGGTTGA